A genomic region of Chlorobaculum parvum NCIB 8327 contains the following coding sequences:
- a CDS encoding DUF4905 domain-containing protein has translation MMANGSIVSSGQSLPEGGWSWHGGSGAMIWQLMFADSGLLFGLKRFPEQRRASLFCLDSETGRMLCDDFVLTGGADFAEPVGDGWMIGLETTHSNLLFCHGFQPGSPEHQGIWAVDLAEGTLAWGRPDVAFAANLGESVLAYKSRVFAGFPERDYFLIDPLTGREVEHIGTDPERFNALRNEAVGEEERQGVVLPSAGMDEFGHLETIRLGGSTVTVMHRLVSGGGTENAWNSVLALNAGDRLLFEDTMGQAGAAPLFNNFLVRDQRLYYIKEREMLVSIDLS, from the coding sequence GGCATGGTGGTAGCGGCGCTATGATCTGGCAGCTGATGTTTGCTGACAGCGGGCTCCTTTTTGGCTTGAAGCGTTTTCCTGAACAACGCCGTGCTTCGCTGTTCTGCCTTGATTCGGAAACCGGCCGGATGCTGTGCGATGATTTCGTGCTCACCGGTGGTGCCGATTTTGCCGAACCTGTTGGTGACGGATGGATGATCGGTCTTGAAACCACCCACAGCAATCTGCTCTTTTGCCATGGTTTTCAGCCGGGAAGCCCGGAGCATCAGGGTATCTGGGCGGTCGATCTTGCCGAAGGTACTCTGGCCTGGGGCCGTCCGGACGTAGCTTTTGCGGCCAATCTTGGTGAGTCCGTTCTTGCCTATAAATCCCGCGTTTTCGCTGGTTTCCCCGAGCGGGATTACTTCCTGATCGATCCTCTTACAGGCCGGGAGGTCGAGCACATTGGCACTGATCCTGAGCGCTTCAATGCTTTGCGCAACGAAGCCGTCGGCGAGGAGGAGCGGCAGGGGGTTGTGCTGCCTTCAGCAGGCATGGACGAATTCGGGCATCTTGAAACCATCAGGCTCGGTGGCTCAACCGTAACGGTGATGCATCGGCTGGTCAGTGGGGGGGGAACGGAAAACGCATGGAACTCGGTTCTTGCTCTTAATGCGGGCGATCGTCTCCTTTTCGAGGATACGATGGGCCAGGCCGGAGCGGCGCCGCTGTTCAACAACTTTCTTGTCAGGGACCAGCGGCTCTATTACATCAAAGAGAGAGAAATGCTCGTCAGCATCGA